ACGCCTGGCGGCCCGTGGCCACGACGTGACGATCTGCTGTGTGCAGTGGTGGGACGGCGATCATCCGAGCTTCGACTTCGAGGGCGTCACCTACCGCCGGGTGACCGCCGACCACGCACCACGGGCGTTCGTCACCAAGCTCCCGTTCGCGCTCAACAGCGTCCGCCCCGACGTGGTCCACGTCGCGACGCGGCCACACCTCGCCGTCCCCGCCGCGAAGGCCGCCGGCCGGCTCCGACGCACCCCAGTCGTCGCCGAGTGGTGGGCGTACCCCGACGACGAGACGCCGCCGTGGCGCCGCCGCTGGGCCGCCCGCTCGCCCGCTCGCGTCCTCGTCCCCTCCGACACCGTCGGGACGACGGTCCGCGAGTGCGGGGCGGCCGCCGCCGACGTCGAGGTGATCCCCGACAGCGTCGACGTGGCGGGCATCCGCGACGCCCCCGTCGACCCTCGCGCCGACGTGGTGTACGCCCGTTCGCTCGACGAGTACGCCAACGTCGAGGCCTTTCTCCTCGCGCTGGCGGAACTCCGACAGCGGGACTGGCGGGCCGCGGTCATCGGCGACGGGCCGGCCCGTCCCGACGCCGAACGGACCGCCCGTGACCTCCGCATCGACGACCGAGTGGAGTTTCTCGGCGCCCTCGACCCCGGGGACCAGATTCCGATCCTCAAGGGCGCGCACGTCTTCGCCCAGACGGCGACGTGGGCGCCGTTCGCGACGGACCTCCTCCGGGCGCTCGCGTGTGGCTGCGTCGGCGTCGTCGCGTACCAGGCCAACTCGGCCGCCCACGAACTCGTCGAGGGGGACCCCCGCGGCGCGCTGGTGACCAGCCCCCGCGAACTCGCGGACGAAATCGTCGCCGCGGCGGAGCTGGAGCGCTGGACGGTCAACGAGGCGTACGCGTCTTACGATCACGAGGCGGTTCTCGACCGCTACGTCGACTGCTACGAGACGGTCGTCGCCGACTACGGCCTCTTTTGACGTTCCCGACCGTTTCGGAACGCTTTTGCCCGCGATACGTCCACGACAATCCATGAGCGACGACGTTGCGGCCGAGCTTCGCGAGCAGTTCAGGACGGCATTCGAGGGCGCCGACTTTCCCGTCACCGACCAGATGGACCTCGTTCCCGCGCTCCCGGACGGACCGGGCACACGGTTCGAGGCCGGCGACGTGTCCTTCTCCGCGATGGAACTCGCCGCGAACCTCGACGGCCACCAGGAGTTCCCCTACGAGTCCGTCGACGAACTCGTCGACGACGTGATGGCGGCCATCGAAGCGGAAGGCCTCATTTAGGACAACACGTTTGGTCGCCCCCGACCAACGGCCCGTATGTTCGACATCGAGCGCTACCTCAACGTGCGGAGCGCACACGGCGCCTCCGTCGGCCCCGACGGCGACACGCTCTCCTTTCTCATGGACACCACCGGCGTCCCGCAGGTGTGGACCCTCGACGCCCCCGGCGCGTGGCCCGAACAGCGCACCTTCTTCGACAACCGGGTCACCTTCGCCTCGTGGTCGCCCGAACGCCTCGAACTGATCGTCGGCCGTGACCGCGGGGGCGACGAGAAGGAGACGCTCTACCGACTCGACGCCACCGACGGCTCGATCACCGATCTGACCGAACACCCCGACGCGAAACACTGGTTCGGCGGCTGGAGCCCCGACGGCGAGCGCTTCGCCTTCGCCTCCAACCGCCGCGACGAGTCCGTCTTCGACGTCTACGTCCAGAACCGCGACGCCACCGGCGCCGACGCCGAACGCGTCCACGAGGGCGACGGCTGGTTCTCCGTCGCCGGCTGGAGTCCCGACGGCGACCGCCTCCTCCTCACCGAATCGCACTCCAGTTTCGACCAGGACGTCTACGTCCTCGACGTGGAGACGGGGAGTCGCCGCCACCTCACGCCCCACGAGGGGACCGTCCGCCACCTCAGCGCCAACTGGGGACCGGACGGCGAGTACGTCTACCTCGTCACCGACCGCGACACCGACACCCTCCGGCTCTCCGTCATCGACCTCTCGGCGGACGAGCTGTCCACCGTCGAGGCGGCGGGCTCCGAGGATACCCCTCTCGCCGACGACGCGTGGAACGTCGACGGCGTCGCGGTCGATCAGGATTCCCGACGGCTGGTCTACTCCCGCAACGTCGACGGCTACACCGAACTCGGCGTCGGCGAACTCGTCGCGCCCGGCCGTCTCGATCACTTCCCGACGCCGGACCTCCCGCCCTGTGTCGCCGGCGGGGTCAGCTTCGGGCCCGACGGCGACCGCTTCGCGCTGACGGTCACCCGGAGCGACGACACCGCCAACGTCCACGTCGTCGACGTGACGAGCGGCGAGACGGAACGATGGACCCGCGCCTCCACCGCGGGCATCCCCCGCGACACCTTCGTCACCCCGGAACTCGTCCGGTACCCCTCCTTCGACGGGCGGGAGATCCCCGCTTTCTTCTCCCTGCCCGAGACGGATACGGGCCACGGCGAGACGCCCGTCGTCGTCGACGTCCACGGCGGTCCCGAGTCACAGCGTCGCCCCTCCTTCGGCCGCGTGAAACAGTACCTCCTCTCTCGGGGCTACGCCGTCTTCGAACCCAACGTCCGCGGGTCGACGGGCTACGGCAAGGCCTACACCCACCTCGACGACGTGGAAAAACGGATGGACTCGGTGGCGGACCTGAAAGCCGGCGTCGACTGGCTCCACGACCATCCCGCCGTCGACCCCGACCGCATCGCCGTCATGGGTGCCTCTTACGGCGGGTTCATGACACTCGCCGCCATGACGGCGTACCCCGACGTGTGGGCCGCCGGCGTCGACATCGTCGGCATCGCCAACTTCGTCACGTTCCTCGAGAACACCGGCGACTGGCGGCGCGAACTCCGCGAGGCCGAGTACGGCTCGCTCGATTCGGACCGGGAACTGCTGGAGTCGATCAGTCCCGTCAACCACGTCGACGAGATCGCCGCACCCCTGTTCGTCCTCCACGGCGAGAACGACCCCCGGGTCCCCGTCAGTGAGGCCCACCGTATCGTCGAGGGCGCCCGTGAGGCGGGCGTCCCCGTCCGCGAACTGATATTCGAGGACGAGGGTCACGGCTTCACGAAACTCGAAAATCGGATCGAGGCCTACGCCGCAATCGTCGAGTTCCTCGATACGCACCTCGCGAGCGAGTAGGGTCTACGTCGCCCGCTGGTCGTCGGGGTTCTCGGCGCGGTTGTGGACGGTGTTGTCCTCGTCCTCGCGGCGGCGTGGATCGGCCATCTCGGCGACGGCTTTGGTTGACATGCCGCCGTCGTCTTCCTCCTCGGCTTCTTCAGCTTCGGCTTCTTCCTCCTCGGCCTCCGCGTGGTCGTCGGGGTTCTCGGCGCGGTTGTGGACGGTGTTGTCCTCGTCCTCGCGGCGCCGCGGGTCGGCCATCTCGGCGACGGCCTTGGTGGACATGCCGCCGTCGTCCTCCGCTTCGGATTCTTCCTCCTCGGCCTCCGCTTCCTCGGCTTCTTCCTCCGCGACTTCCGCGTGATCGGCCGGGTTCTCGGCGCGGTTGTGGACGGTGTTGTCCTCGTCCTCGCGGCGCCGCGGGTCGGCCATCTCGGCGACGGCCTTGGTGGACATGCCGCCGCCGTCTTCCTCTTCGGCTTCCGCCTCTTCGGCTTCCGCCTCTTCGGCTTCCGCCTCCTCGGCTTCCGCCTCTTCGGCTTCCGCCTCCTCGGCTTCCGCCTCCTCGGCCTCCGCGTCGGGTTCTGGCTCTGGTTCCGGCTCCGCTGGCTCCTCCGATTCCGCCGACGGCGTGGGGTCGGAGGTGCTCGATCCCCCGCCGAAGATGGACAGAATCTTGTCGATCAGACCCATGCCGACCCACCTCCGTTCTCGGCGCCGTCGTGGTCGACGGGTGCTGTCTCGGGTGTGGCCGTCACCTCGGCCCACTCCGTCTGGTCGGCGTGGACCCTGAGAACGGTGTTGACCATCGAAAGCACTGTCAGGACGATACTCGTCACGGCGGCAGCGACCACCTCGCCCCCGTCGCCGATTCTCGTGATGAATCGATTCATGTCTTTCGTTAACAATCCGATCCGTTATAAAGGTGGGCCATGGTATCACCCGTCGTACGCCGACCGTCTTCCGATCCGTCCGGCGCCTCCGTTAGAGTCAAACGGGCGCACGGTGAACGGTACCACATGAGTACGGGGCAGGAACAGCGGACGATCCGGTGTCTCGTCGCCAAGGTTGGCCTCGACGGCCACGACCGCGGCGCTCACGTCATCGCACGCGCCTTCCGCGACGCCGGGTTCGAGGTGATCTACTCCGGGCTGCATCGCGCCCCGGAGGAGATCGTGCAGGCCGCGGTGCAGGAGGACGTGGACGTCCTCGGCATCTCCATCCTCTCGGGCGCACACAACACGCTCGTCCCGAAGGTGATCGAGGGGCTGAAGGAGTACGGCGCGTTCGAGGACACCCTCGTCATCGTCGGCGGCATCGTCCCCGACGAGGACCGCGCCGACCTCAAGGCGGCGGGCGTGGCCGAAATCTTCGGCCCCGGGACGCCGATGCAGGAGACCATCGACTTCGTGCGCGAGAACGTCTCACGATGAGCGAGGCGGCAGTCGACGACCTCGTGACGGGCGTCCTCGACGGCGAACATCGGGCGCTCGCGCGAACGATCACGACCATCGAGAACCAAGAGCCGGGCTACCGCGATCTGGTGTCGGCGCTCCACGCCCACACCGGCGACGCGGAGGTCGTCGGCGTCACCGGCAGCCCCGGCGCCGGCAAGTCGACGCTGGTCGACAAACTCGCCAAACGGTACCGGGACGACGGGCTGACCGTCGGCGTCATCGCCGTCGATCCCTCCTCGCCCTACACGGGCGGGGCGGTCCTCGGCGACCGCATCCGCATGGCCTCGAACGTCGGCGACATGGACGTGTTCTTCCGGTCGATGAGCGCCCGCGGCCAGTTGGGCGGGCTCTCGACCGCTACCGGCGACGCCATCACCGCCCTCGACGCCTTCGGGAAGGACCGCATCGTCGTCGAGACGGTCGGTGCCGGGCAGAACGAGGTGGACGTGGTGCGTACCGCCGACACCGTCGTCGTCCTCGTCCAACCCGGCAGCGGCGACGACGTGCAGATGCTCAAGGCGGGAATCCTGGAGATCGGCGACGTGTTCGTCGTCAACAAGGCCGACATGGACGGCGCCGCGACCACCGTCTCCGACCTCCGCGAGATGCTCCACCTGCGCGAGGGGTCGACGACCGGCGCCGCCGGCCACCACGGACTGGGATCGATGGCCGACGGTGAGGACGCCGACGACGGCGACGACGGCGAGGGCTGGGACCCACGGATCGTCGAAACCGTCGCCACCGAGGGCGAGGGCGTCGACGACCTGATCGGCGTCCTCGACGATCACTACGCCCACCTCCGCGAGACGGGCGAACTCGCCCGCCGCGAGCGGACGCGCTACGCCGAGAAGATCCGCCAGTTGCTCCGGTCGGACGCCGCGGCCCTGCTGGAGGAGGAACTCGAGCGCCACGGCGGCATCGACGCCCTCGTCGACGAGGTGCAGGCGCGGGAGGCGGATCCGTACACGGTCGCCGACCGGATCGTCGACCCGCTCGCGGACTGCGTCGAGGGTCGCCGGGAATAAGTCGACTGCGGCCTACCTCCACCTATGAAGCTCAGACGACTCGGCGCCGCCGTCGCGGGTCTCGCCGGTGGCGTCGTCGCCGGCGACCGCCTCCTCCGCGGCGCCGCGGGCGAACTCGAACCGGCCCTCGACGCGACCGAGCGGACGTATCGCTGGCGCGGCATGGACGTGGCCTACGCCGAACTGGGCGACGCCGACGACCCCACCCTCGTCTGTCTCCACGGCATCAACGCCGCCGGATCGAGCGGCGAGTTCCGCGAAGTCGCCGCGACGCTCGCCGAGACCCACCACGTCGTCGCCCCGGACCTCCCGGGATTCGGTCGCTCCGACCGGCCGCCGCTTCGCTACTCCGCCGCGCTCTACGAGGACTTCGTCGCCGACTTCCTCGCCGAGTACGACGCCCCCGCCGTCGTCGCCTCGTCGCTCTCGGGCGCGTACGTCGCCCGCGCGGCCGACGACGACCGGGTGACCGTCGACTCCCTCCTGACCATCTGCCCGACGACCCGTGGCGGCCCGCATCCGCCGAAGACGTGGCTCCGCGAACTCCTCCGCTCGCCCGTGGTCGGCACCGGCCTCTTCGACGCCCTCGTCTCGAAACCCTCGATCCGTTACTTCAACGCCGACCACGCCTACGCCGATCCCGCCTCGGTCTCCGACGAGTGGACCGACTACCAGTGGCGGACCACCCACCAGCGAAACGCCCGCTTCGCCGTCGCTGCCTTCGTCTCCGGACACTGCAACTCCGATATCGACCTCGGCGCCGCGCTCCGGGACCTCGACGCGCCGGTGACGCTCGTCTGGGGCCGCGACGCGACGCTCCCGCCGCTCTCGACGGGACGGGAACTCGCCGACGAGGCGGACGCCCGGCTCGTCGTCTTCGATCACGCCAAACTCCTGCCGCACGTCGAACACCCGACGGCGTTCGTCGACGCGGTGCGCGAGGCTATCGCGCCCGCAGAATGAGCAGGTCGTCGCCGGTCGTTCGGTTCGTGCCGACCGCCGCCTCGACGGGCATTCCGACCGTCACCTCCTCGGGGTCGACACCGCGGACGACGCCCGTCAGGCGCACGTCGCCGAAGTCGGCGATGGCGGTGGCGTACGGCTCCTCGTCGGCGAAGTCGGGGCCGCCGACGTAACAGATGGTAAACGTTTCCACCGTTCCCGCCGTCGGCAGGTCGGCGTGGTCGAGGTCAGCCGATCCACAGTGGGGACACACCCGCCGCGGCGGGAGCGACCCGTGGCCCTCGGGACAGGCGAGGTAGAACCCCTCGCCGTCGTCGACGGCGTCCAGCCACTCGTCGTAGCCGGCGTCGGTCATCGGTCCACCTCCAAGACGTGAACGACGGCGCTCGCGACGGTGCCGCCCGCGTTGTGCGTGACACCGACCGTCGCGTCCTCGACGTGGTCGCTGTTCGGGTGATCGCCGCGGAGCAGGCGCGTCATCTCCGCGATCTGACTGCCGCCGGTGGCGCCGACGGGATGGCCCTTCGCCTTCAGGCCGCCCGAGAGGTTCACCGGCAGGTCGCCCGTCGCCGTCGTCTCGCCGCGCCGGGCCGCGCCGATTCCCTCGCCGTGGTCGTAGAAGCCCAGCCCCTCGATGGCCAGCACCTCCGCGATGGTGAAGCAGTCGTGTACCTCGACGAGGTCCACGTCGTCGGCCGCACAGCCGGCGTCGTCGTAGGCCTCCGCCGCCGCCCGCTCCGTCGCGGGCGTGACCGCGAGGTGCTCGCGGTCGTGGAGCGCGAGGTTGTCGCCGCCCTGTCCGCTCCCCGTGATCGAGACCGGTGCGTCGAGGCCGTTCGCCTCGGCGTACTCGTCGCTGACGAGGACGAGCGCGCTCGCGCCGTCCGTGACGGGACAGGCGTCCAGCAGGCCGACCGGATCGGAGACCATCGGCGCGTCGAGCACCTCGTCGACGGTGATGGCGCGGTGGAACTGCGCGTACTCGTTGGGGAGGGCGTTGTCGTGGTTCTTCACCGCGACGTGCGCGAGGTCCTCGCGCTCGCCGCCGAACGACTCGAAGTACGCCCGGGCCATCAGGGCGTACGCGCCGGGGAAAGTCATCCCCGCCCGAATCTCGTAGAGTTCGTCGGCGGCCGTGGCCAACCCCTCGGTCACGTCCGCCGTCGAGAGGTTGGTCATGCGCTCACAGCCGCCGGCGAGCATCACGTCGGCCTCGCCGGAGCGAACGGCTCTGACCGCCTCACGGATCGCGACGCCCGCGGAGGCACACGCCTCCTCGTAGCGCGTCGCCGGACACTGGAGCCCGGCCATCTCGGCCATGAGCGGCGCCTGGTGGCCCTGTCGCTCAGCCAGCGACCCCATGAAGTTCCCGTAGTTGATCGACTCGATGTCCTCGGGATCGACCCCCGACTCCTCGCGGGCGGCGAGGGCGGCCTCCCCGAACAGATCGCGCCCGGTTCGCTCCGGATGCCGCCCGAAATGCGTCAGTCCGACGCCGGCGACACGTACGCCTGTCATGCAGTCACATAGACGGACGAGCGGATAAAGACCTGCCGGATTCGGAAGCTCTGGCGCCCGGTATCGGCCGTTTGACGTTCGACAGCTGTCCGTCGACGGATCGACGTTCGACGTGCTCTCGCCCCCACCGACCGAAACCGTTAGTCACGGCCGGCCACACCTCCACGCATGAACTGGATCGGCGAGACGTTCACCAGCGACGTCGGCTGGGGTCACCTGGAGCGACTGGTCGACATCGGGAACCGCATGGCCGGGAGTCCCGGCGAGCACGAGGCGCTGACGGCGACCCGCGACGCCCTCGATACGCTCGGTGCCCGGAACGCTCACGTCGAGGACTTCGGGATACAGGGGTGGATCAGGGGGTCCAGTCGGATCGAAACCGCCGACGGTGTCGTCGACTGCATCGCGCTGCCCCGAAGCCCCGCCGGGACCGTCGAGGCGCCGCTGGTCGACTGTGGCGACGGCCTCCCCGACGACTTCGCGGACGCCGACCTCGAGGGGGCCGTCGCCCTCGTTTCCGCGGGCGTCCCGGACTACTACGACCGCTTTATCCACCGCCGGGAGAAGTACTACCGCGCCGTCGAGGCCGGCGCCGTCGGGTTCGTCTTCCGCAACCACGCGTCGGGCTGTCTCGCCCCCACCGGGAGCGTCGGCACCGACGCCGACCCGCTCGGTCCCGTCCCCGCCGTCGGCGTCAGCCGCGAGGTAGGTGCCCGCCTCGCCCGCCGTCACGCCGGCGACACCGTCACCGTCGGCGTCGACTGCGAGACGCCCCGGGCCGAGAGCGGGGTCGTCCGCGCCGACATCGGCCCCGACACCGACCGCGCTATCTACCTGACCAGCCACGTCGACGCCCACGACATCGCGGAGGGCGCCGTCGACAACGCTGCCGGCACCGCGACGGTCGTCGAAATCGCTCGCACCCTCCTCGACCGGGACGCCGCCCTCGACCGCCGGGTTCGGATCGTCTGCTTCGGCGCCGAGGAGGTCGGACTGCAGGGCTCGAAACGCGAGGCCGACCTGATCGATCCCGACGATATACAGGCGGTCGTCAACTGCGACGGCGTCTGTCGCGGCCGGACGCTCCAGTACTACACTCACGGCTTCGACGCCCTCACGGCGGCGGTCGAGCGGGTGGCCGACCGCTTCGACCACCCCGCTTCCGTCCGCCCGACCCAGCACCCCCACAGCGACCACTGGCCGTTCGTCGCCCGCGGCGTGCCCGCCGTCCTCGTGTCGAGCGACGATGGCGACCGGGGGCGTGGCTGGGGCCACACCCGCGCCGACACCCTCGACAAACTGGAGCGCCGGACGCTTCGGGAGGGGGCGATCCTCCTGACAGCGCTCGTCGACGACCTAGCGTCGACCGACCGGATGCCCCGCCGCGATCCCGACGACATCGCCGCTGACCTCGATGCACAGGACCTAGCGGCCGGTATGCGCGCTACCGGCGACTGGCCGTTCTCGACCGAGTGAACTTTTTACCGTCGTCCGGTGACGTATCCCGCATGGTACCGACGAGGCGCGGCGGCGGCGGGAGGTCCCGGCGGTGAACGTCGCCGTCCGGGGCGGAAGCGACGACGACGCGGCGGCCCTCGCCGTCGGCGGTGCGACGATCGTCGACGAGACTGCCGACCCGGCCGTCGTCGTCGCCGTCGGGGACGAGGCGATCCGGTCGGCCGTCGCCGACCCGCCCGCCGCGCCGCTGCTTCCCGTGACCGCCGCTGGCG
This window of the Haloplanus rubicundus genome carries:
- a CDS encoding alpha/beta fold hydrolase yields the protein MKLRRLGAAVAGLAGGVVAGDRLLRGAAGELEPALDATERTYRWRGMDVAYAELGDADDPTLVCLHGINAAGSSGEFREVAATLAETHHVVAPDLPGFGRSDRPPLRYSAALYEDFVADFLAEYDAPAVVASSLSGAYVARAADDDRVTVDSLLTICPTTRGGPHPPKTWLRELLRSPVVGTGLFDALVSKPSIRYFNADHAYADPASVSDEWTDYQWRTTHQRNARFAVAAFVSGHCNSDIDLGAALRDLDAPVTLVWGRDATLPPLSTGRELADEADARLVVFDHAKLLPHVEHPTAFVDAVREAIAPAE
- a CDS encoding cobalamin B12-binding domain-containing protein encodes the protein MSTGQEQRTIRCLVAKVGLDGHDRGAHVIARAFRDAGFEVIYSGLHRAPEEIVQAAVQEDVDVLGISILSGAHNTLVPKVIEGLKEYGAFEDTLVIVGGIVPDEDRADLKAAGVAEIFGPGTPMQETIDFVRENVSR
- the meaB gene encoding methylmalonyl Co-A mutase-associated GTPase MeaB — its product is MSEAAVDDLVTGVLDGEHRALARTITTIENQEPGYRDLVSALHAHTGDAEVVGVTGSPGAGKSTLVDKLAKRYRDDGLTVGVIAVDPSSPYTGGAVLGDRIRMASNVGDMDVFFRSMSARGQLGGLSTATGDAITALDAFGKDRIVVETVGAGQNEVDVVRTADTVVVLVQPGSGDDVQMLKAGILEIGDVFVVNKADMDGAATTVSDLREMLHLREGSTTGAAGHHGLGSMADGEDADDGDDGEGWDPRIVETVATEGEGVDDLIGVLDDHYAHLRETGELARRERTRYAEKIRQLLRSDAAALLEEELERHGGIDALVDEVQAREADPYTVADRIVDPLADCVEGRRE
- a CDS encoding glycosyltransferase is translated as MRVAFASMSTAHHGDDWYAGRLQAVAERLAARGHDVTICCVQWWDGDHPSFDFEGVTYRRVTADHAPRAFVTKLPFALNSVRPDVVHVATRPHLAVPAAKAAGRLRRTPVVAEWWAYPDDETPPWRRRWAARSPARVLVPSDTVGTTVRECGAAAADVEVIPDSVDVAGIRDAPVDPRADVVYARSLDEYANVEAFLLALAELRQRDWRAAVIGDGPARPDAERTARDLRIDDRVEFLGALDPGDQIPILKGAHVFAQTATWAPFATDLLRALACGCVGVVAYQANSAAHELVEGDPRGALVTSPRELADEIVAAAELERWTVNEAYASYDHEAVLDRYVDCYETVVADYGLF
- a CDS encoding S9 family peptidase, which gives rise to MFDIERYLNVRSAHGASVGPDGDTLSFLMDTTGVPQVWTLDAPGAWPEQRTFFDNRVTFASWSPERLELIVGRDRGGDEKETLYRLDATDGSITDLTEHPDAKHWFGGWSPDGERFAFASNRRDESVFDVYVQNRDATGADAERVHEGDGWFSVAGWSPDGDRLLLTESHSSFDQDVYVLDVETGSRRHLTPHEGTVRHLSANWGPDGEYVYLVTDRDTDTLRLSVIDLSADELSTVEAAGSEDTPLADDAWNVDGVAVDQDSRRLVYSRNVDGYTELGVGELVAPGRLDHFPTPDLPPCVAGGVSFGPDGDRFALTVTRSDDTANVHVVDVTSGETERWTRASTAGIPRDTFVTPELVRYPSFDGREIPAFFSLPETDTGHGETPVVVDVHGGPESQRRPSFGRVKQYLLSRGYAVFEPNVRGSTGYGKAYTHLDDVEKRMDSVADLKAGVDWLHDHPAVDPDRIAVMGASYGGFMTLAAMTAYPDVWAAGVDIVGIANFVTFLENTGDWRRELREAEYGSLDSDRELLESISPVNHVDEIAAPLFVLHGENDPRVPVSEAHRIVEGAREAGVPVRELIFEDEGHGFTKLENRIEAYAAIVEFLDTHLASE
- a CDS encoding M28 family peptidase, translated to MNWIGETFTSDVGWGHLERLVDIGNRMAGSPGEHEALTATRDALDTLGARNAHVEDFGIQGWIRGSSRIETADGVVDCIALPRSPAGTVEAPLVDCGDGLPDDFADADLEGAVALVSAGVPDYYDRFIHRREKYYRAVEAGAVGFVFRNHASGCLAPTGSVGTDADPLGPVPAVGVSREVGARLARRHAGDTVTVGVDCETPRAESGVVRADIGPDTDRAIYLTSHVDAHDIAEGAVDNAAGTATVVEIARTLLDRDAALDRRVRIVCFGAEEVGLQGSKREADLIDPDDIQAVVNCDGVCRGRTLQYYTHGFDALTAAVERVADRFDHPASVRPTQHPHSDHWPFVARGVPAVLVSSDDGDRGRGWGHTRADTLDKLERRTLREGAILLTALVDDLASTDRMPRRDPDDIAADLDAQDLAAGMRATGDWPFSTE
- a CDS encoding thiolase domain-containing protein, giving the protein MTGVRVAGVGLTHFGRHPERTGRDLFGEAALAAREESGVDPEDIESINYGNFMGSLAERQGHQAPLMAEMAGLQCPATRYEEACASAGVAIREAVRAVRSGEADVMLAGGCERMTNLSTADVTEGLATAADELYEIRAGMTFPGAYALMARAYFESFGGEREDLAHVAVKNHDNALPNEYAQFHRAITVDEVLDAPMVSDPVGLLDACPVTDGASALVLVSDEYAEANGLDAPVSITGSGQGGDNLALHDREHLAVTPATERAAAEAYDDAGCAADDVDLVEVHDCFTIAEVLAIEGLGFYDHGEGIGAARRGETTATGDLPVNLSGGLKAKGHPVGATGGSQIAEMTRLLRGDHPNSDHVEDATVGVTHNAGGTVASAVVHVLEVDR
- a CDS encoding MTH865 family protein, which gives rise to MSDDVAAELREQFRTAFEGADFPVTDQMDLVPALPDGPGTRFEAGDVSFSAMELAANLDGHQEFPYESVDELVDDVMAAIEAEGLI
- a CDS encoding Zn-ribbon domain-containing OB-fold protein, whose translation is MTDAGYDEWLDAVDDGEGFYLACPEGHGSLPPRRVCPHCGSADLDHADLPTAGTVETFTICYVGGPDFADEEPYATAIADFGDVRLTGVVRGVDPEEVTVGMPVEAAVGTNRTTGDDLLILRAR